A genomic stretch from Nodosilinea sp. E11 includes:
- the tnpC gene encoding IS66 family transposase, with protein MRDLPPLEGLSSEEKDALIRELWQMVQALQADVERLKGKRTKKTSRNSSLPPAKGFKPNSEGSKPSQSERTASVGRAGGGRDLSASPDPVVVARVNRCPHCGSAVERAHQQLKAVYERIELPPVQPQVTRVERYGGDCPCCQQSYEAPVPVGLEPGSPFGQSIASVVTYLRYGHAVSYQRLSQLMGDLYGVAISEGAIANLLKRVQTQLAAPVAQIVARLRRARLVCSDETSARINGRNQWEWVFQNEQVCLHVIRPSRGKAVIDETMAGHRPQVWVSDLFSAQKAHPAKQWQVCLAHQLRDCQYAIDAGDDLFAPRMKRLLLRAIAVNRRRHQLAESTLRQYRSRLRGSLRGILNLKPRSPEGQQLLKRYLKIREHLLLFLDDETVPPTNNSSEQALRWSVVFRKVTHGFRSDWGAELFAQVRSLVNTARRQGISAFDAISRALTSQQSDWLLS; from the coding sequence ATGAGAGACCTGCCGCCGTTAGAAGGCCTCAGTTCTGAGGAGAAAGATGCTCTAATCCGAGAGCTGTGGCAGATGGTGCAAGCGTTGCAGGCAGACGTCGAGCGGCTAAAAGGCAAACGCACCAAGAAAACGTCGCGCAATTCGAGTTTGCCACCGGCGAAAGGATTTAAGCCCAATTCAGAGGGTTCTAAGCCAAGCCAAAGCGAGCGAACGGCGAGTGTGGGTCGTGCGGGAGGTGGCCGAGACCTGAGCGCATCGCCCGACCCAGTGGTGGTAGCGCGAGTGAACCGTTGCCCTCACTGCGGCAGCGCGGTAGAACGTGCTCATCAACAGCTCAAAGCGGTCTATGAGCGGATTGAACTGCCCCCGGTTCAGCCTCAGGTGACCCGAGTAGAACGGTATGGGGGAGACTGTCCGTGCTGTCAGCAGAGCTATGAGGCTCCCGTACCGGTAGGGTTAGAGCCCGGTTCGCCGTTTGGACAGAGTATTGCCAGCGTGGTGACGTATCTGAGATACGGTCATGCCGTGAGCTATCAGCGGCTGAGCCAACTGATGGGAGACCTGTACGGGGTGGCCATATCAGAAGGGGCAATTGCTAACCTCCTAAAACGGGTTCAAACCCAACTTGCCGCACCAGTGGCGCAAATTGTCGCACGTCTGCGCCGTGCCCGTCTGGTATGCAGCGATGAAACCAGTGCCCGCATCAACGGTCGCAACCAGTGGGAGTGGGTGTTCCAGAATGAGCAGGTGTGCCTGCATGTGATTCGCCCTAGTCGGGGGAAGGCCGTCATTGACGAGACGATGGCCGGGCACCGCCCCCAGGTCTGGGTCTCCGATTTATTCAGTGCGCAAAAGGCCCACCCCGCCAAGCAGTGGCAAGTCTGTCTGGCCCATCAACTCAGGGATTGCCAGTATGCCATTGATGCGGGCGATGACCTGTTTGCCCCTCGGATGAAGCGGTTGTTACTGCGTGCTATTGCCGTGAATCGACGACGACATCAGTTGGCTGAATCCACGCTTCGGCAGTACCGGTCTCGATTGAGAGGCAGCCTACGGGGGATTTTGAACTTGAAGCCCAGGTCGCCCGAGGGTCAGCAATTGCTCAAACGCTACTTGAAGATTCGGGAGCATCTGCTGCTGTTCCTCGACGATGAGACGGTGCCGCCGACCAATAATTCCAGTGAACAGGCGCTGCGATGGAGTGTGGTCTTTCGCAAGGTCACCCATGGCTTTCGCTCCGACTGGGGCGCAGAGTTGTTCGCCCAGGTGCGCTCACTGGTGAATACGGCTCGCCGTCAGGGTATCTCTGCCTTCGACGCTATTTCTCGTGCCCTTACCTCACAGCAGTCTGATTGGCTACTGAGTTGA
- the ric gene encoding iron-sulfur cluster repair di-iron protein, whose protein sequence is MTTFRDTDTVGHIVRDHPAISRLFEQVQVDYCCGGQRTLAAACAQRGIDVQSFLAQLEDFATTDPSPDLDLTALSLTELADHIERIHHAYLHEELPRLEKLVTKVAKVHSDKEPRLAEIKDLVLAMAAHLTTHLMKEEQVLFPLIRQIELSATLPVSHCGSVANPIQRMELEHDEAGQALAQLRQLTDDYTSPVWACNTYRTLFDALYTFGNCSTGLTGTGE, encoded by the coding sequence ATGACCACCTTTCGCGATACAGACACCGTTGGCCACATTGTGCGAGACCATCCCGCCATCTCCCGATTATTTGAACAGGTCCAGGTAGACTACTGCTGTGGCGGACAGCGCACCCTGGCCGCAGCCTGCGCCCAGCGAGGTATTGATGTGCAGTCCTTCCTGGCCCAGCTGGAGGATTTTGCCACCACCGATCCCTCCCCAGACCTGGATCTCACAGCCCTTTCCCTGACGGAACTGGCGGATCACATCGAGCGCATCCACCACGCTTACCTGCACGAGGAACTGCCCCGGCTGGAAAAACTGGTGACCAAAGTCGCTAAGGTTCACAGTGATAAAGAGCCTCGCCTGGCAGAGATCAAAGACCTGGTCTTGGCGATGGCCGCCCACCTGACCACCCACCTGATGAAAGAGGAGCAGGTGCTGTTTCCGCTCATTCGTCAGATTGAGTTGAGCGCGACTTTGCCCGTGTCCCACTGTGGCAGTGTGGCCAACCCCATTCAGCGTATGGAGTTGGAGCACGACGAAGCCGGGCAGGCATTGGCCCAACTGCGTCAACTCACGGATGATTACACCTCGCCAGTCTGGGCTTGCAACACCTACCGCACCCTGTTCGATGCCCTATACACGTTTGGTAATTGCTCAACTGGGTTGACGGGTACCGGCGAATGA
- a CDS encoding group 1 truncated hemoglobin, which produces MTTLFDQLGGAAAVDLAVDKFYERVLQDDRIKHFFADVDMTKQRAHQKAFLTYAFGGTDKYDGRYMREAHQELVKHHGLNSEHFDAVAEDLMITLEELGISEDLRAQVAAIAAAPQHKRDVLNQ; this is translated from the coding sequence ATGACGACATTATTTGACCAACTGGGTGGCGCAGCGGCGGTTGATTTAGCCGTCGATAAATTTTATGAGCGAGTGCTTCAAGATGACCGCATCAAGCACTTCTTTGCCGATGTGGACATGACCAAGCAGCGGGCTCACCAAAAGGCATTCTTGACCTATGCCTTTGGCGGCACCGACAAGTACGATGGCCGCTACATGCGTGAAGCCCATCAAGAACTGGTTAAACACCACGGGCTCAACAGCGAGCATTTCGATGCCGTCGCCGAAGACTTGATGATCACTCTAGAGGAATTGGGCATCTCAGAGGACTTGAGAGCCCAGGTGGCCGCGATCGCCGCTGCTCCGCAACACAAGCGCGATGTGTTGAATCAGTAA
- a CDS encoding macro domain-containing protein yields the protein MLKLKRGNLLDEKTEALVNPVNCVGVMGKGVALQFKRAFPENFKQYQKACKNSEVEPGCMFTVATDSLLNPRYIINFPTKRHWKQPSQLDDIKAGLAALVADVQRLGIRSIAIPPLGCGNGGLDWADVKPLIIDAFKPLPNVEVIVFEPAGAPPVEAMAIATSKPPMTAFRASLIRILELYGLPGYSASRIEIQKLAYFLKVAGEPTLQTLIYQRFRYGPYAHNLGHALQGMEGHYIRGYGDGSDRAQIQVLPEGHEAAQRFLAKSQKADPYLERVSQLIEGFETPYGMEMLATLHWVAQEDPQAAVDCEIAIARVQEWSDRKKNLFKPQHLVMAWNHLKTQAWIG from the coding sequence ATGCTCAAGCTAAAGCGAGGCAACCTCCTAGACGAAAAAACAGAAGCCCTGGTGAACCCCGTCAACTGTGTGGGTGTGATGGGCAAAGGAGTGGCGCTGCAATTTAAGCGAGCCTTTCCAGAGAACTTTAAGCAGTATCAAAAAGCGTGCAAAAACAGCGAGGTCGAGCCAGGCTGCATGTTTACTGTCGCCACTGACTCGCTGTTGAACCCCCGGTACATCATCAACTTCCCGACCAAACGCCACTGGAAGCAACCCTCCCAGCTTGACGATATCAAGGCCGGGCTAGCTGCTTTAGTAGCAGACGTTCAACGATTGGGAATTCGGTCGATTGCCATTCCCCCCCTGGGTTGTGGCAACGGGGGATTAGACTGGGCCGACGTCAAACCGCTGATTATTGACGCCTTCAAACCGCTGCCCAATGTTGAGGTAATTGTGTTTGAACCTGCCGGGGCACCGCCAGTTGAAGCGATGGCGATCGCCACCTCAAAGCCCCCGATGACGGCCTTTAGAGCCTCCTTGATTCGGATTTTAGAACTCTACGGGCTACCGGGGTATAGCGCCAGCCGCATCGAAATTCAAAAGCTGGCGTACTTTCTCAAGGTGGCAGGAGAGCCTACGCTACAAACCTTGATCTACCAACGCTTTCGCTATGGCCCCTATGCCCATAACCTAGGCCATGCCCTGCAAGGTATGGAGGGCCACTACATTCGTGGGTACGGTGACGGCAGTGATCGCGCCCAGATTCAGGTCTTGCCTGAAGGACACGAGGCGGCCCAACGGTTCTTGGCTAAGAGTCAAAAAGCTGACCCTTATTTAGAACGAGTCAGTCAACTCATCGAAGGGTTTGAAACCCCCTACGGCATGGAAATGCTGGCGACCCTGCACTGGGTAGCCCAAGAAGACCCTCAGGCTGCTGTCGATTGTGAGATAGCCATTGCGCGGGTGCAAGAATGGAGCGATCGCAAGAAAAACCTTTTCAAGCCTCAGCACCTCGTCATGGCTTGGAACCACCTCAAAACCCAAGCTTGGATTGGGTAG
- the tnpC gene encoding IS66 family transposase, with translation MKDLPPLEGLSSEEKDALIRELWQMVQALQADVERLKGKRTKKTSRNSSLPPAKGFKPNSEGSKPSQSERTASVGRAGGGRDLSASPDQVVVARVNRCPHCGNAVERAHQQLKAVYERIELPQVQPQVTRVERYGGQCPCCQQSYEAPVPVGLEPGSPFGQSIASVVTYLRYGHAVSYQRLSQLMGELYGVTISEGAIANLLQRVQTQLAAPVAQIVERLRRARLVCSDETSARLNGRNQWEWVFQNEQVCLHVIRPSRGKAVIDETMAGHRPQVWVSDLFSAQKAHPAEQWQVCLAHQLRDCQYAIDAGDDLFAPRMKRLLLRAIAVNRRRHQLAESTLQQYRSRLRGSLREILNLKPKSPEGQQLLKRYLKIREHLLLFLDDETVPPTNNASEQALRWSVVFRKVTHGFRSDWGAELFAQVRSLVNTARRQGMSAFEAISRALTSNQSDWLLS, from the coding sequence ATGAAAGACCTGCCGCCGTTAGAAGGCCTCAGTTCTGAGGAGAAAGATGCTCTGATCCGAGAGCTGTGGCAGATGGTGCAAGCGTTGCAGGCAGACGTCGAGAGGCTAAAAGGCAAACGCACCAAGAAAACGTCGCGCAATTCGAGTTTGCCACCCGCGAAAGGATTTAAGCCTAACTCAGAGGGTTCTAAGCCCAGCCAAAGCGAGCGAACGGCGAGTGTGGGTCGAGCGGGAGGTGGCCGAGACCTGAGCGCATCGCCTGACCAAGTGGTGGTAGCGCGAGTGAACCGTTGCCCTCACTGTGGCAACGCGGTAGAACGTGCTCATCAACAGCTCAAAGCGGTCTATGAGCGGATTGAACTGCCCCAGGTTCAGCCCCAGGTGACCCGAGTAGAACGGTATGGGGGTCAATGTCCATGCTGTCAGCAGAGCTATGAAGCCCCCGTGCCAGTTGGGTTAGAGCCTGGTTCGCCCTTTGGTCAAAGTATCGCCAGTGTGGTGACGTATCTGAGGTACGGTCATGCGGTGAGCTATCAACGGCTCAGCCAACTGATGGGGGAGTTGTACGGGGTGACGATATCGGAAGGGGCAATTGCGAATCTGCTCCAGCGGGTTCAAACCCAACTTGCCGCGCCAGTGGCACAAATTGTCGAGCGTCTGCGCCGTGCCCGTCTGGTGTGCAGCGATGAGACGAGTGCCCGCCTCAATGGTCGTAATCAGTGGGAGTGGGTGTTTCAGAACGAGCAGGTGTGCCTGCATGTGATTCGCCCCAGCCGGGGGAAAGCCGTGATTGATGAGACGATGGCCGGGCACCGCCCCCAGGTCTGGGTCTCCGATTTATTCAGTGCGCAAAAGGCCCATCCTGCTGAGCAGTGGCAAGTCTGTCTGGCCCATCAACTCAGGGATTGCCAGTATGCCATTGATGCGGGCGATGACCTGTTTGCCCCCCGGATGAAGCGGCTATTACTGCGCGCCATTGCCGTGAATCGACGACGACATCAATTGGCTGAATCAACCCTTCAGCAGTACCGGTCTCGATTGAGAGGCAGCCTACGGGAAATCTTGAACTTGAAGCCCAAGTCGCCCGAGGGTCAGCAATTGCTCAAACGCTACTTGAAGATTCGGGAGCATCTGCTGCTGTTCCTAGACGATGAGACGGTACCACCGACCAATAATGCCAGTGAACAAGCCTTGCGTTGGAGTGTGGTCTTTCGCAAGGTCACCCACGGCTTTCGCTCCGACTGGGGTGCAGAGTTGTTCGCCCAGGTGCGCTCGCTGGTGAACACCGCTCGGCGGCAGGGTATGTCTGCCTTCGAGGCCATTTCTCGCGCCCTTACTTCAAACCAGTCGGATTGGCTACTGAGTTGA
- a CDS encoding transposase, with the protein MSEKQWNQIKPLLPPQKSRTGCPAKDHRLIINGILWILRTGAPW; encoded by the coding sequence CTGAGCGAAAAACAGTGGAACCAGATTAAACCCCTGCTGCCCCCGCAAAAATCTCGCACCGGCTGTCCGGCCAAAGACCACCGCCTGATCATCAATGGCATCCTGTGGATTTTGCGGACGGGTGCGCCCTGGTGA
- a CDS encoding transposase, whose protein sequence is MQIREALGRSQGGFSTKIHLRCEGNGLPITLLLTVGERHEAVVFEQLMEQGAVKRPTGGRPRLRPKRIAGDKGYSSGPIRRYLRRRGIRVTIPRKSNERRRGKFDKALYRQRNQVERCFNRLTRTFAVARWASISPNTHTGPTR, encoded by the coding sequence GTGCAAATCCGGGAGGCATTGGGGCGTTCCCAAGGGGGCTTTAGCACCAAAATTCATCTGCGCTGTGAGGGCAACGGCTTACCCATCACCTTGCTGCTAACCGTCGGCGAGCGCCATGAGGCGGTCGTGTTTGAACAGTTAATGGAGCAAGGCGCAGTGAAACGCCCTACTGGGGGACGACCGCGCTTACGTCCCAAGCGGATTGCTGGAGATAAAGGCTATAGCAGCGGCCCCATTCGCCGCTATCTGCGACGGCGGGGGATTCGGGTGACCATCCCTCGCAAAAGCAATGAACGGCGACGAGGTAAGTTTGACAAGGCTCTATACCGCCAGCGCAATCAGGTTGAGCGGTGTTTTAATCGCTTGACAAGGACATTCGCTGTCGCCAGGTGGGCATCAATATCGCCTAACACGCATACCGGCCCCACCAGATAG
- a CDS encoding alpha/beta hydrolase codes for MSIAATGMAVDALLPQPAQSAEEIRLLVTGPILLTLSIDSLATFAETGEINGDLRTYTRFLDDKTLDLMRNGLNRKIPLDVVTVSHLTYSPLGRDTLFNLGKVFQVYRGINGQRGLRAAVIGAAAKADAEGWTLIDVLREFPTSSIEIELSDLLALQRELAVYFSYNNAVVEAIQAQAAAEAATQASLNVAELQDLSQPGPFQYRTQTVTVRNPALGQTRQGLTVGYDFDVDVYIPTGLTAPAPIVIISHGFGDEKESFTFLAKHIASYGYVAIVPDHVGSDLQYRQEYLQGWLNTLLSPMEFIDRPQQISFLIDKLEALVAESPEWAALLDVDRIGLAGDSLGSNTALAVAGAEITYSRLVQACNRDSLLLNFALYLECRAQYLPPENYELSDPRVKAVITGHPLGAALYGPEGIRQIDVPLLMVSGSKDIVSPVVTEQIHPFIWLQTEPKYLALLDVGTHFSSKPGRDAAGVFKLLAGENRDVGSSHYKALTVAFWNVYLRGQNDYLPYLTARHAQQMSAGQPMTVDIITSLTPEQLETAYGRSAPIPIMPPLAASVPPRAESILAEIERTGVLKVALRRDAAPFGFIDTQDRWDGYCGSMAIALGDYLTQELNLEVEVEVAELASNLTNRFELVRDGDVYLECGPNTIQEGVKGVLFSNPFFTTSTQFLVPAERAAQVNPNTPLANVRLGVLNDTTTQSFVETTYPQANVVTFSGPEGRKEGIAAAATGEIDAFVGDGILSYAELLLEGYAVDQFSLTPDLPLTCDFYGLILPNDDPEWRSLVNQFLSSDDENAVATEWFQEIYPETFNKTAVCLNQ; via the coding sequence ATGTCTATAGCGGCTACCGGCATGGCGGTTGATGCCTTGCTGCCCCAACCGGCCCAATCGGCAGAGGAAATTCGCCTGCTGGTCACGGGGCCAATTCTCCTCACCCTATCGATAGATTCCCTCGCCACCTTTGCCGAAACGGGCGAAATTAACGGCGATTTAAGAACCTACACCAGGTTTTTGGACGACAAAACCCTGGACCTGATGCGGAACGGGCTGAACCGCAAAATTCCCCTCGATGTGGTCACAGTCAGTCATTTGACCTATTCTCCCCTGGGGCGAGATACCTTGTTTAACCTGGGCAAGGTGTTTCAGGTCTATCGAGGCATTAATGGGCAAAGAGGGCTGCGGGCGGCGGTCATCGGGGCGGCAGCCAAGGCTGATGCGGAAGGCTGGACCTTGATCGATGTGTTGCGCGAGTTTCCCACCTCATCTATTGAAATTGAATTGTCAGACTTGCTGGCCCTGCAGCGAGAGCTGGCGGTGTACTTTAGCTACAACAACGCTGTGGTAGAAGCCATCCAGGCTCAGGCGGCCGCAGAGGCCGCCACTCAGGCCTCCCTCAACGTCGCGGAACTCCAGGATCTCAGCCAGCCCGGCCCGTTTCAGTACCGCACCCAAACCGTCACAGTGAGAAACCCCGCTCTGGGCCAAACCCGGCAGGGGCTGACGGTGGGCTACGACTTCGATGTGGATGTTTACATTCCTACCGGGCTGACGGCTCCCGCGCCGATTGTGATCATTTCCCACGGCTTTGGGGATGAAAAAGAAAGTTTCACCTTCCTGGCCAAGCACATTGCTTCCTACGGCTACGTGGCGATTGTTCCAGACCATGTGGGCAGCGATCTGCAATATCGCCAGGAGTACCTGCAGGGCTGGTTAAACACCCTGCTGAGCCCAATGGAGTTTATCGATCGCCCCCAGCAAATTTCGTTTCTAATCGACAAGCTGGAAGCGCTGGTGGCCGAATCGCCCGAGTGGGCTGCCCTTCTGGATGTGGACCGGATTGGCCTGGCGGGAGACTCCCTGGGCAGCAACACGGCCCTGGCTGTCGCTGGGGCAGAAATCACCTATTCGCGTCTGGTGCAGGCCTGCAACCGCGACAGTCTGCTGCTGAACTTTGCCCTGTACCTGGAGTGTCGGGCTCAGTATTTGCCGCCCGAAAATTACGAGCTGTCAGACCCTCGGGTAAAGGCTGTGATCACCGGGCATCCGCTGGGGGCAGCACTCTACGGGCCAGAAGGGATTCGCCAGATTGATGTGCCATTGCTAATGGTGTCGGGATCGAAGGATATTGTCTCTCCGGTGGTGACGGAGCAGATTCATCCCTTTATCTGGCTGCAGACGGAGCCGAAATACCTGGCCCTGCTGGATGTGGGCACCCATTTTTCGTCCAAGCCGGGACGAGATGCCGCAGGCGTCTTCAAGCTGCTGGCGGGAGAAAATCGGGATGTCGGCTCGAGCCATTACAAAGCACTTACTGTTGCCTTTTGGAACGTCTATCTGCGGGGACAGAACGACTATTTGCCCTACCTAACGGCTCGCCATGCCCAGCAGATGAGCGCAGGGCAGCCAATGACCGTGGATATCATTACCTCACTAACCCCCGAACAACTTGAGACGGCCTACGGTAGATCTGCGCCTATTCCGATTATGCCGCCTCTGGCCGCATCGGTGCCCCCTCGGGCCGAGAGCATTTTGGCTGAAATTGAGCGGACAGGGGTGCTGAAAGTGGCGCTTCGCCGCGATGCCGCTCCCTTTGGCTTTATCGACACACAAGATCGGTGGGACGGCTACTGCGGCAGTATGGCGATCGCCCTGGGCGACTACCTGACCCAAGAATTAAACCTGGAGGTGGAAGTTGAGGTGGCGGAGCTAGCCTCAAATCTGACCAATCGGTTTGAGCTGGTGCGCGACGGTGATGTCTATTTAGAATGCGGCCCCAACACTATCCAAGAAGGGGTGAAGGGGGTCCTTTTCTCGAATCCCTTCTTCACGACCAGCACTCAGTTTTTGGTCCCGGCAGAGCGAGCCGCGCAGGTCAATCCCAACACGCCCCTGGCCAATGTTCGTCTGGGGGTGCTGAACGACACTACTACCCAGTCCTTTGTCGAGACTACCTATCCCCAAGCCAATGTAGTGACGTTTTCTGGCCCGGAGGGACGCAAAGAGGGGATAGCCGCTGCCGCCACTGGGGAGATTGATGCCTTTGTGGGAGACGGCATTCTGTCCTATGCGGAGCTACTGCTAGAGGGCTATGCGGTGGACCAATTTTCTTTGACTCCAGACCTGCCCCTGACCTGTGATTTCTACGGCCTGATCTTGCCCAACGACGACCCGGAGTGGCGATCGCTGGTCAATCAGTTTTTGAGCAGTGACGATGAAAATGCCGTGGCGACGGAATGGTTTCAGGAGATTTATCCGGAGACCTTCAATAAAACCGCTGTTTGTCTGAATCAGTAG
- a CDS encoding transporter, whose product MLFSFQRLTGPCRSLASAAIGLALSMGITHPAQAQQYGPRIFWLAPSGINAIEFQLIHQETNTAVDAAVVYPNLEIDTTALVGTYSRTFNLGDTSGQFVFSLPYAWADVDLSAGSRDIDRNAEGFADSYAHLKIGLVNAPGLDIPEYVQYMVEENPQVQVYALAAMFIPTGEYDADHVVNLGSNRWTFRAGVPIVMRLSENWQPGNRTTLEVVPVVDFFTDNQSPPLSSNERVGQFVASRTSQNPLFRLEAHLTQDLGEQVWVSLDTYYVAGGATYADGEGGDNPQSWLAVGGTLGANLWEGGTLSVNGGAVVARNDNSPEGWQMRLVLIQAF is encoded by the coding sequence ATGCTTTTTTCATTCCAACGTCTTACTGGCCCATGCCGTTCCCTCGCGTCAGCGGCGATTGGGCTGGCGTTGTCCATGGGCATTACCCATCCGGCCCAGGCTCAGCAATATGGCCCTCGCATATTTTGGTTAGCCCCATCTGGCATCAACGCCATTGAATTTCAGCTGATTCATCAGGAAACCAATACCGCCGTTGATGCCGCCGTTGTCTATCCGAACCTGGAGATTGATACAACAGCCCTGGTTGGCACCTATAGCCGCACCTTTAACCTGGGCGATACATCGGGGCAATTTGTGTTTTCGCTCCCCTATGCCTGGGCGGATGTAGACCTGAGTGCCGGGTCAAGAGACATTGACCGCAATGCAGAAGGCTTCGCAGACAGCTATGCTCACTTAAAAATTGGGCTGGTCAATGCGCCGGGGCTGGACATTCCAGAATACGTTCAATATATGGTGGAAGAAAACCCCCAGGTGCAGGTTTATGCCCTGGCCGCTATGTTCATCCCCACCGGAGAGTACGATGCCGATCACGTTGTGAATCTTGGCAGCAACCGCTGGACATTTCGCGCGGGTGTTCCCATCGTGATGCGGCTGAGTGAAAATTGGCAACCGGGCAACCGCACCACGCTGGAAGTGGTGCCCGTGGTGGATTTCTTTACCGATAATCAGTCCCCGCCATTGTCGAGTAACGAGAGGGTTGGGCAGTTTGTCGCCAGTCGCACCTCCCAAAACCCCCTGTTTAGACTCGAAGCCCATCTGACCCAGGATTTAGGGGAACAGGTCTGGGTCTCGTTAGACACGTACTACGTGGCGGGCGGCGCAACCTACGCCGATGGCGAGGGAGGGGATAATCCGCAGTCCTGGTTGGCGGTCGGTGGAACCCTGGGCGCGAATCTTTGGGAAGGCGGTACACTTTCGGTCAACGGTGGAGCGGTAGTCGCTCGCAACGACAATAGCCCGGAAGGATGGCAAATGCGCCTTGTGTTGATTCAGGCGTTTTGA
- a CDS encoding formylglycine-generating enzyme family protein, translating into MKSTPLVSRRGVVRSPLIPKLLPKLLGLLVLLSVLLPCVPVWASPSQACPAGMVLIHGGNFRIGSNGFYPEEHSAEDVTISEFCMGQYEVTNAEFTAFVNATGYVTVAERSLSQEQFPDLTENERSPGSVVFQIAQPSPQGEVPLLSWWQWVPGVNWQHPEGAGSTLEGRENHPVVHVAYEDAEAYAHWAGLSLPTEAQWEYAARGGLKDKIFAWGNRYSAQKANTWQGNFPFHNTQDDGYAGTAPVGSFPANGYGLFDMTGNVWEWTQDWYHVGHDFMNHATNPSMADSAQSSDPRDPGVAKHVIKGGSYLCAKNYCSRYRPAAREAQSPDTGTSHIGFRLVKNLPV; encoded by the coding sequence ATGAAATCCACACCGTTGGTGAGCCGTCGAGGGGTGGTGCGATCGCCCCTCATCCCCAAATTACTCCCAAAATTACTGGGACTGCTCGTTCTGCTATCCGTTCTGTTGCCCTGTGTACCGGTCTGGGCAAGCCCTTCCCAAGCCTGCCCTGCGGGTATGGTGCTGATTCATGGCGGTAATTTTCGCATTGGCTCCAATGGGTTTTACCCGGAAGAACATAGCGCTGAGGATGTCACCATTAGTGAGTTTTGCATGGGTCAATACGAAGTGACGAATGCTGAATTTACAGCGTTTGTGAATGCAACAGGCTATGTCACCGTTGCAGAGCGATCGCTCTCCCAGGAACAGTTTCCGGATTTAACGGAGAACGAGCGATCGCCCGGTTCTGTTGTCTTTCAGATTGCTCAACCGTCGCCTCAGGGAGAGGTGCCGCTGCTGTCCTGGTGGCAGTGGGTGCCCGGTGTCAACTGGCAGCACCCGGAAGGGGCTGGTAGCACCCTTGAAGGACGAGAGAACCATCCCGTCGTGCATGTGGCCTATGAGGATGCGGAGGCGTATGCCCATTGGGCAGGCTTGTCCTTGCCGACAGAAGCCCAGTGGGAATACGCGGCACGGGGCGGGTTGAAAGACAAAATTTTTGCCTGGGGTAATCGCTACTCTGCCCAAAAAGCTAACACCTGGCAGGGCAACTTTCCCTTCCACAATACCCAGGACGATGGTTACGCGGGAACAGCCCCCGTTGGCTCTTTCCCTGCCAATGGATATGGATTATTCGACATGACGGGCAACGTATGGGAATGGACACAGGACTGGTACCACGTTGGGCACGACTTCATGAACCATGCCACCAATCCAAGCATGGCCGATTCTGCGCAAAGTTCTGATCCGCGTGACCCTGGGGTTGCCAAGCACGTCATCAAAGGAGGCTCCTATCTCTGTGCCAAAAACTATTGCAGTCGCTATCGTCCCGCTGCCCGTGAAGCCCAATCCCCAGACACCGGAACCTCGCATATCGGATTTCGCCTGGTGAAAAATCTTCCGGTGTGA